A window from Mangifera indica cultivar Alphonso chromosome 2, CATAS_Mindica_2.1, whole genome shotgun sequence encodes these proteins:
- the LOC123209665 gene encoding uncharacterized protein LOC123209665 isoform X1, translated as MKCCVCFLLQIKDKPEKGGEMRKEGKNHSQRAKETTTDFVLKWGNRKRLRCCKVKKESKNFENNDNSCNNNINNKNKSDPDCLSKKKFCSPRGVSLEKVSPKRLNKNSDLPINNNRKPRVSSPRREDRCYTTRGSLGLVESGKVMMDHLKEDNRTLVWPKLFITLSSKEKEEDFMTMKGCKPSQRPKKRAKLIQRSILQLVSPGVWLSDLCQERYEVREKRTSKKKPCGLKAMGSAESESE; from the exons ATGAAATGTTGTGTATGTTTTCTGTTGCAGATAAAAGATAAACCCGAAAAAGGGGGTGAAATGCGGAAGGAAGGGAAGAACCACAGCCAAAGAGCAAAAGAGACAACAACagattttgtgttaaaatggGGAAATAGAAAAAGACTTAGATGTtgtaaagtgaaaaaagaatccAAAAACTTTGAAAACAATGACAATAGCTGCaacaacaatatcaataataagaACAAATCAGATCCTGACTGTTTGTCCAAGAAGAAATTTTGCTCCCCTCGAGGTGTTTCACTGGAAAAAGTATCTCCCAAACGCCTCAATAA GAATTCAGATTTGCCTATTAATAATAACCGGAAACCACGTGTGTCTTCACCGCGAAGGGAAGATAGATGCTACACAACACGAGGTTCATTGGGATTGGTTGAAAGTGGAAAAGTGATGATGGATCATCTAAAGGAAGATAATAGAACTCTTGTTTGGCCAAAGCTTTTTATCACATTGTCTAgcaaagaaaaggaagaggatTTCATGACAATGAAAGGTTGTAAGCCTTCTCAAAGGCCAAAGAAGAGAGCCAAGTTGATTCAAAGAAGCATACTT CAGTTGGTGAGTCCTGGTGTATGGTTATCTGACCTATGTCAGGAAAGGTATGAAGTGAGGGAGAAGAGAACTTCAAAAAAG AAGCCGTGTGGATTGAAGGCAATGGGAAGTGCGGAAAGTGAATCagaatga
- the LOC123209667 gene encoding arabinogalactan protein 14-like, with protein MEAMKMNFLVVLMGALMMVAAFSSVKAADTPAPSPTSDAAVFMPSFIASLMALAFGFFF; from the coding sequence ATGGAGGCAATGAAAATGAACTTTCTTGTGGTGTTGATGGGAGCTCTGATGATGGTGGCGGCCTTCTCTTCAGTGAAAGCTGCCGATACTCCTGCCCCAAGTCCAACTTCTGATGCAGCTGTCTTTATGCCAAGTTTCATCGCCTCTTTGATGGCGTTGGCATTTGGGTTCTTCTTTTAA
- the LOC123209665 gene encoding uncharacterized protein LOC123209665 isoform X2, with amino-acid sequence MKCCVCFLLQIKDKPEKGGEMRKEGKNHSQRAKETTTDFVLKWGNRKRLRCCKVKKESKNFENNDNSCNNNINNKNKSDPDCLSKKKFCSPRGVSLEKVSPKRLNKNSDLPINNNRKPRVSSPRREDRCYTTRGSLGLVESGKVMMDHLKEDNRTLVWPKLFITLSSKEKEEDFMTMKGCKPSQRPKKRAKLIQRSILLVSPGVWLSDLCQERYEVREKRTSKKKPCGLKAMGSAESESE; translated from the exons ATGAAATGTTGTGTATGTTTTCTGTTGCAGATAAAAGATAAACCCGAAAAAGGGGGTGAAATGCGGAAGGAAGGGAAGAACCACAGCCAAAGAGCAAAAGAGACAACAACagattttgtgttaaaatggGGAAATAGAAAAAGACTTAGATGTtgtaaagtgaaaaaagaatccAAAAACTTTGAAAACAATGACAATAGCTGCaacaacaatatcaataataagaACAAATCAGATCCTGACTGTTTGTCCAAGAAGAAATTTTGCTCCCCTCGAGGTGTTTCACTGGAAAAAGTATCTCCCAAACGCCTCAATAA GAATTCAGATTTGCCTATTAATAATAACCGGAAACCACGTGTGTCTTCACCGCGAAGGGAAGATAGATGCTACACAACACGAGGTTCATTGGGATTGGTTGAAAGTGGAAAAGTGATGATGGATCATCTAAAGGAAGATAATAGAACTCTTGTTTGGCCAAAGCTTTTTATCACATTGTCTAgcaaagaaaaggaagaggatTTCATGACAATGAAAGGTTGTAAGCCTTCTCAAAGGCCAAAGAAGAGAGCCAAGTTGATTCAAAGAAGCATACTT TTGGTGAGTCCTGGTGTATGGTTATCTGACCTATGTCAGGAAAGGTATGAAGTGAGGGAGAAGAGAACTTCAAAAAAG AAGCCGTGTGGATTGAAGGCAATGGGAAGTGCGGAAAGTGAATCagaatga
- the LOC123209665 gene encoding uncharacterized protein LOC123209665 isoform X3 — protein MRKEGKNHSQRAKETTTDFVLKWGNRKRLRCCKVKKESKNFENNDNSCNNNINNKNKSDPDCLSKKKFCSPRGVSLEKVSPKRLNKNSDLPINNNRKPRVSSPRREDRCYTTRGSLGLVESGKVMMDHLKEDNRTLVWPKLFITLSSKEKEEDFMTMKGCKPSQRPKKRAKLIQRSILQLVSPGVWLSDLCQERYEVREKRTSKKKPCGLKAMGSAESESE, from the exons ATGCGGAAGGAAGGGAAGAACCACAGCCAAAGAGCAAAAGAGACAACAACagattttgtgttaaaatggGGAAATAGAAAAAGACTTAGATGTtgtaaagtgaaaaaagaatccAAAAACTTTGAAAACAATGACAATAGCTGCaacaacaatatcaataataagaACAAATCAGATCCTGACTGTTTGTCCAAGAAGAAATTTTGCTCCCCTCGAGGTGTTTCACTGGAAAAAGTATCTCCCAAACGCCTCAATAA GAATTCAGATTTGCCTATTAATAATAACCGGAAACCACGTGTGTCTTCACCGCGAAGGGAAGATAGATGCTACACAACACGAGGTTCATTGGGATTGGTTGAAAGTGGAAAAGTGATGATGGATCATCTAAAGGAAGATAATAGAACTCTTGTTTGGCCAAAGCTTTTTATCACATTGTCTAgcaaagaaaaggaagaggatTTCATGACAATGAAAGGTTGTAAGCCTTCTCAAAGGCCAAAGAAGAGAGCCAAGTTGATTCAAAGAAGCATACTT CAGTTGGTGAGTCCTGGTGTATGGTTATCTGACCTATGTCAGGAAAGGTATGAAGTGAGGGAGAAGAGAACTTCAAAAAAG AAGCCGTGTGGATTGAAGGCAATGGGAAGTGCGGAAAGTGAATCagaatga
- the LOC123209664 gene encoding mediator of RNA polymerase II transcription subunit 13: MWTNVFRIGGLHHVSWFQFLPNESDVNTLPDKSVKVDQKDAATFLVLSAHLQLQKEGFFSTWTNSFVGPWDPSQGLHNPDEKIKLWLFLPGRHSSASETAQAAVSRLRVIASGLWVAPGDSEEVAAALSQSLRNCIERALIGLSYMRFGDVFSKYHPSQGEESFRRGHPTVEFIFAATEEAIFVHAVVSAKHIRALSGGDVERVLTHSSNSNSNFKLPVIVSPHGMRGRLTGFCPNDLVKQVYLSAGKSRSTNGCIGLPYNVSQGSSCQLNGQNCYVEVTLGCPRSCSDKTSQANSNSVKNLPKHNTAESPPGGRGDQKGLTDHLSVYERTFIYPAEAVLVPVLQTSYSRSSLRRFWLQNWIGPSMAGSSFLMHCFGNLDSVEGFWVETNGMHTRGYNSSSNSNNSSFNSISGSSSDSDYKMTTGTGDLEADADSLTCRQSGLSYNNQLQNEGPKLGSKRPRMGMADSFGQLGTVTNVSDFGSVENNSVITGVTNDQVWDWDDDDRGDGMDIQALLSEFGDFGDFFENDALPFGEPPGTAESQALIFSAPDSGDVGSSPVVLMDVSDPMLLPVSFSSFENFNPQPSMAIEEGVSKSQEVTNSALTSGPVNHTPASSTGEFDHLIKAEAMMTFAPEYGAVETPTSELSSTIFRSPYHPKSHKIESSTSSTNNYVYGATPPSPCIDGSDEKSSMPVKSKPFTGKHDLSGLLHSKNYYTHVESSSKQHDRKSLTHKDSNAPSEGVVLSPFSNFSSTNAVTSVSRKMTEGTVGAEHIFLSPKNVLATEVECIMFQASMCRIRHILLYSSNPSPMSLSRFAGSTVLNQLPGDSSTMTESMSGRYEVKKKENIPVRIAGDIDGGILDGHLSAPVGVWRTVGVTKASKATNSPIVEASPSMPHNSFSEEGMLSYGHRQPLQELLDGMAFLVQQATSFVDVSLDVDCGDGPYGWLALQEHWRQEFSCGPSMVHAGCGGTLASCHSLDIAGVELVDPLSADIHSSSVISLLQSEIKSALKSAFGILDGPLSVTDWCKGRAQSGDTGALADGSAESTLSECRDSLSTVTLSVEAMSPSQSSGGGTKMDETSQRRLNQDIGNAESEQQSCTRLRPTLYVLPSPAILVGYQDDWLKTSATSLQFWEKAPLEPYALPKPITYSVICPDIDPLTSAAADFFQQLGTVYETCKLGTHSPQNLGNQMEIDSGKSPSSGFVLLDCPQSMKIESSNASLVGSISDYFLSLSNGWDLTSFLKSLSKALRSLKFGASLSTNQKEGNSGPCMVIYVVCPFPEPMAILQTVVESSVSLGSITISSDRERRPILHSQVGKALSCSAAVDEASVSNVLVISGFSIPKLVLQIVTVDAIFRVTSPGFNELVILKETAFTVYNKARRISRGSSNDMVNSSSFSGRSHSVLTQMTSIPGMWKDCVGPRMSGPPLPREGEIDASLRPSTWDNSWQTRAGGLSCDPNRNGDFIPHDEIRFLFEPLFILAEPGSLEHGLSSTVCGNPTSESSKQLSDDGTGGFIPSGSSVGSVDAGSSSQHDGSESDGFGSAHQKTLPSLHCCYGWTEDWHWLVCIWTDARGELLDSHIFPFGGISSRQDTKGLQCLFVQVLQQGCQILQTCSPDSAAAKPRDFVIARIGSFYELEYLEWQKAIYSVGGSEMKKWPLQLRRSVPDGMPSSSNGTSLQQQEMSLIQERALPSSPSPLYSPHSKASGFMKGGLGQPAARKQLISGHTMVDNSRGLLQWVQSISFVAISIDHSLHLVHQADSPSPGGSQGISTIGLSGYLEGFSPVKSLGASSASYILIPSPSMRFLPPTPLQLPTCLTAESPPLAHLLHSKGSAIPLSTGFVVSKAVPSMRKDRKNNLKEEWPSVLSVGLIDYYGGNNVTQDKITRGITKQGGRNVSSEAKDFEIETHLILESIAAELHALSWMTVSPAYLERRTALPFHCDMVLRLRRLLHFADKELTQQADKSQV, translated from the exons ATGTGGACCAATGTTTTCAGAATT GGAGGTCTTCATCATGTATCGTGGTTTCAGTTTCTCCCCAATGAATCTGATGTGAACACTCTTCCTGATAAAAG TGTGAAAGTAGACCAAAAAGATGCTGCTACCTTCCTGGTACTTTCGGCTCATCTTCAGTTGCAGAAGGAGGGATTTTTTAGCACATGGACAAATTCCTTTGTTGGACCTTGGGATCCATCTCAAGGCCTGCACAATCCGG ATGAAAAGATTAAGCTCTGGCTATTTCTTCCTGGGCGCCACTCATCTGCTTCTGAAACCGCTCAAGCTGCTGTATCAAGATTAAGAG TCATCGCATCTGGGCTTTGGGTTGCTCCTGGGGACTCAGAAGAGGTCGCAGCTGCCCTTTCTCAGTCCTTAAGGAACTGTATAGAAag GGCACTTATTGGACTTTCTTACATGAGGTTTGGAGATGTATTCTCAAAGTATCATCCATCTCAAGGTGAAGAATCGTTCAG GAGAGGGCATCCAACAGTTGAGTTTATCTTTGCTGCCACTGAAGAGGCAATCTTTGTCCATGCTGTAGTTTCTGCAAA GCATATACGTGCACTTTCAGGTGGTGATGTGGAAAGAGTATTAACACATTCATCTAACAGCAATTCCAATTTCAAACTTCCAG TGATTGTGTCTCCTCATGGTATGCGTGGTAGGCTCACTGGATTTTGTCCAAATGACCTTGTCAAGCAAGTATATTTAAG TGCTGGCAAGTCTAGGTCTACAAATGGATGCATTGGTCTACCATATAATGTTTCACAGGGTTCTAGTTGCCAGCTGAACGGGCAAAATTGCTACGTTGAAGTTACCCTTGGTTGCCCTAGATCTTGTAGTGACAAAACATCGCAAGCAAACTCAAATTCGGTAAAGAATTTACCCAAGCATAACACTGCTGAATCTCCTCCAGGTGGAAGAGGTGATCAGAAGGGATTAACAGATCACTTATCGGTTTATGAAAGGACATTTATCTATCCCGCTGAAGCAGTGCTTGTCCCTGTCTTGCAAACATCCTACTCCAGATCTTCTTTGAGGAG ATTTTGGCTGCAAAATTGGATAGGGCCATCAATGGCTGGTTCTTCTTTTCTCATGCATTG TTTTGGTAATTTAGACTCAGTGGAAGGATTTTGGGTTGAAACCAATGGAATGCATACTCGTGGTTATAATAGTAGTAGCAATAGCAATAATAGTAGCTTCAACTCCATTAGTGGCAGCTCCAGTGATAGCGATTACAAGATGACCACAGGAACTGGTGATCTTGAGGCAGATGCAGATTCTTTAACGTGTAGACAGTCTGGTTTATCTTATAATAATCAGCTACAAAATGAAGGCCCCAAATTG GGTTCTAAGCGTCCTCGTATGGGGATGGCCGACTCATTTGGTCAACTGGGTACAGTTACAAATGTATCTGATTTTGGTTCTGTAGAAAACAATTCAGTGATTACTGGAGTTACAAATGATCAGGTTTGGGACTGGGATGATGATGACAGAGGCGATGGTATGGATATCCAAGCTCTTCTCTCAGAGTTTGGAGATTTTGGTGACTTTTTTGAAAATGATGCCTTGCCTTTTGGGGAG CCCCCAGGAACTGCAGAGTCTCAGGCTCTTATTTTTTCTGCTCCAGATAGTGGAGATGTAGGAAGCAGTCCAGTTGTGCTAATGGATGTTTCAGACCCGATGTTATTGCCTGttagtttttcctcttttgagAACTTTAATCCGCAGCCTTCAATGGCCATAGAGGAGGGTGTTAGCAAAAGTCAAGAAGTCACAAACAGTGCTCTGACATCAGGTCCTGTGAACCATACTCCAGCTTCTTCCACAGGTGAGTTTGATCATCTAATTAAAGCTGAAGCAATGATGACCTTTGCTCCAGAATATGGAGCAGTTGAAACTCCTACTAGTGAGTTGTCCTCAACGATCTTCAGAAGTCCATATCATCCTAAGTCTCATAAAATAGAAAGTTCAACTTCAAGCacaaataattatgtatatggtGCGACCCCACCCTCTCCTTGCATCGATGGATCAGATGAGAAGAGTAGTATGCCTGTGAAGTCGAAACCATTTACTGGAAAGCATGATTTAAGTGGTTTGCTCCACTCAAAGAATTATTACACTCATGTGGAGAGCTCTAGCAAGCAACATGACAGGAAATCATTAACACATAAAGACAGCAATGCTCCAAGTGAGGGGGTGGTCTTATCCCCATTCTCTAATTTCAGTTCTACAAATGCTGTCACATCTGTCTCAAGGAAAATGACTGAGGGCACAGTAGGGGCAgaacatatttttttgtctCCGAAGAATGTGCTTGCAACTGAGGTAGAATGCATTATGTTTCAAGCTTCTATGTGCAGGATACGCCACATACTTCTATACTCTAGCAACCCTTCACCTATGAGCTTGAGTAGGTTTGCTGGAAGCACGGTTTTGAATCAGTTGCCTGGTGACTCAAGTACCATGACAGAAAGCATGTCTGGCAGGTATGAggtcaagaagaaagaaaatattcctGTTAGAATTGCTGGTGATATTGATGGAGGAATACTTGATGGGCACCTTAGTGCACCTGTTGGGGTATGGCGTACTGTTGGAGTTACTAAAGCTTCAAAAGCTACTAATTCGCCAATTGTTGAAGCTAGTCCATCTATGCCTCATAATTCATTCAGTGAGGAAGGTATGCTCTCTTATGGTCATCGGCAACCTCTTCAAGAACTTCTTGATGGCATGGCATTTCTTGTCCAACAAGCTACCTCCTTTGTTGATGTGTCACTGGATGTGGATTGTGGTGATGGTCCTTATGGTTGGCTTGCATTGCAAGAGCATTGGAGGCAAGAATTTTCTTGTGGGCCTTCCATGGTCCATGCTGGTTGTGGAGGGACTTTGGCTTCGTGTCACTCCTTGGACATTGCTGGCGTGGAGCTAGTAGATCCACTTTCTGCCGAT attCATTCTTCTTCTGTAATTAGTTTGCTGCAGTCTGAAATTAAATCAGCCCTAAAGTCTGCTTTTGGCATTTTGGATGGTCCCTTGTCTGTCACTGATTGGTGCAAAGGCCGTGCTCAATCAGGTGATACAGGAGCCTTAGCTGATGGATCTGCTGAATCTACTTTAAGTGAATGTAGAGATTCTTTGAGTACTGTTACATTATCTGTAGAAGCAATGAGTCCATCCCAATCTTCTGGTGGTGGAACTAAGATGGATGAGACAAGCCAAAGGAgattaaaccaagacattggcAATGCAGAGTCAGAGCAACAGTCGTGTACCCGTTTACGGCCCACACTTTATGTCCTTCCTTCGCCTGCTATACTTGTTGG GTACCAGGATGATTGGCTTAAGACGTCAGCCACCTCTTTACAGTTCTGGGAGAAGGCCCCTCTTGAACCATATGCTTTACCAAAACCA ATCACTTATAGTGTTATATGTCCAGACATTGATCCCCTTACTTCTGCTGCGGCTGATTTTTTCCAACAACTAGGAACTG TTTATGAGACCTGCAAGCTGGGAACTCATTCACCACAGAATTTGGGAAATCAAATGGAGATAGATTCGGGGAAATCACCATCTTCGGGTTTTGTTCTACTGGATTGTCCTCAATCAATGAAAATAGAAAGCAGTAATGCGTCACTTGTGGGATCAATAAGCGattattttctctctctgtCCAATGGGTGGGACTTGACAAGCTTTTTAAAGTCTCTCTCAAAGGCTCTCAGATCTTTGAAATTTGGTGCAAGTTTGTCAACAAAccaaaaagaaggaaatagTGGCCCTTGTATG gTAATCTACGTGGTGTGCCCCTTCCCAGAGCCTATGGCCATTCTACAAACTGTTGTTGAATCTTCTGTATCTCTTGGATCAATTACAATTTCGTCAGATAGAGAGAGGAGACCCATTTTGCACAGTCAGGTTGGGAAGGCATTAAGCTGCTCAGCTGCTGTGGATGAAGCATCTGTTTCCAACGTTTTAGTGATTTCAGGTTTCAGCATTCCTAAGTTGGTACTGCAAATTGTGACAGTTGATGCCATCTTTAGGGTTACAAGTCCAGGTTTTAATGAACTTGTCATTCTCAAGGAAACTGCATTCACCGTATACAACAAGGCTCGGCGAATTTCACGGGGATCCTCTAATGATATGGTTaattcatcatcattttctGGTAGATCTCATTCAGTTTTGACTCAAATGACTTCTATTCCAGGGATGTGGAAGGATTGTGTTGGTCCTAGAATGTCAGGCCCTCCCCTTCCTAGAGAGGGTGAAATTGATGCTAGCTTGAGGCCTAGTACTTGGGATAATTCCTGGCAAACTAGAGCTGGTGGATTAAGTTGTGATCCAAACAGAAACGGAGATTTTATTCCTCATGATGAAATTCGGTTTTTGTTTGAGCCGCTTTTTATTCTTGCAGAACCTGGCTCCCTAGAACATGGACTGTCATCTACAGTTTGTGGTAATCCAACATCTGAATCATCAAAGCAATTATCTGATGATGGTACCGGAGGTTTTATTCCTAGTGGAAGTTCTGTGGGAAGTGTTGATGCTGGATCAAGCTCTCAGCATGATGGATCTGAGTCTGATGGCTTTGGGTCAGCTCATCAAAAGACTCTTCCAAGCCTACATTGCTGTTATGGGTGGACAGAGGACTGGCATTGGCTGGTATGCATCTGGACTGATGCCAGGGGAGAATTGCTTGATAGCCATATATTTCCGTTTGGTGGAATCAGTAGTAGGCAGGACACAAAAGGTCTGCAATGCCTATTTGTGCAAGTTTTACAGCAAGGCTGCCAGATATTGCAGACATGTTCTCCTGATTCCGCTGCTGCCAAGCCAAGGGATTTCGTGATTGCACGTATTGGAAGTTTCTATGAGCTTGAATACCTag AGTGGCAGAAAGCCATTTATTCAGTTGGGGGCTCTGAGATGAAGAAATGGCCATTGCAACTGCGACGATCAGTGCCTGACGGGATGCCTTCAAGCAGTAATGGCACATCGTTGCAGCAGCAGGAGATGAGTTTAATTCAAGAGAGGGCACTGCCATCTTCGCCCAGTCCATTGTATAGCCCTCATTCAAAAGCTTCTGGCTTTATGAAAGGTGGTTTAGGACAACCTGCTGCAAGAAAACAGCTTATCAGTGGACATACAATGGTTGACAACTCAAGGGGGTTGCTTCAGTGGGTTCAGAGCATCAGCTTTGTTGCAATTTCAATTGACCATTCTTTACATTTAGTTCACCAAGCAGATTCACCATCTCCTG GAGGAAGTCAAGGTATCAGTACTATAGGCTTGTCAGGCTATTTGGAAGGTTTCTCCCCTGTAAAGTCTCTTGGTGCTTCATCTGCATCTTACATATTAATCCCATCACCGAGCATGCGCTTCCTTCCTCCAACCCCTCTTCAGCTCCCTACATGCCTTACTGCTGAGTCTCCACCCCTTGCTCATCTCCTTCACAGTAAAGGCTCTGCAATACCCCTTTCCACAGGTTTTGTAGTCTCCAAAGCTGTACCATCTATGAGAAAAGACCGCAAGAACAACTTGAAAGAAGAATGGCCTTCTGTACTTTCAGTTGGTCTAATTGATTATTATGGAGGTAATAACGTTACCCAAGATAAAATTACAAGGGGAATTACCAAGCAGGGAGGAAGGAATGTAAGCTCTGAAGCtaaagattttgaaattgaaacccATTTGATTCTTGAGTCTATAGCAGCAGAACTTCATGCACTGTCGTGGATGACTGTGAGCCCTGCTTACTTGGAGCGTCGAACTGCTCTGCCTTTTCACTGTGATATGGTTTTAAGATTAAGGAGGTTGCTTCATTTTGCCGATAAAGAGCTCACACAGCAGGCAGATAAGTCACAAGTATAG